Part of the Alicyclobacillus vulcanalis genome is shown below.
CGCCGCGTGATGCCGCTCGTGCGCGCCGAGCTCGCCGCATGGCGCGCGCGAGCGGAGGCCATCCCCGACGAGCTTCTGCGCGAGCAGGCGCTGGCGAGCCTGAGGGACAAGCAGTTCCACGCGGATGGCGGATCGGTCTACGCTGCCGCAAGCCCGGAGTACATGGCGCGCCTCGTTCAGGCCATCGTGTCGCTGCAGACCATCAGCGACTACTTGGACAACCTGTGCGACCGCGCCGGCGTCCACGACCCCATCGCGTTTCGAACGCTCCATCAGAGCCTGCAGGACGCGGTGCATCCCGGCGTATCGCCCGCGAACTATTACCGCCACTATACGCACGGCGATGACGGCGGATATCTCGCCGCGCTCGTGGAGACGTGCCAGCGCGCTTTAGCGCAACTTCCCCATTACGCTCGGGTAGAATCCCAGGTGGACTGGTACGCAAGGCGATACAGTGAACTTCAAGAACACAAGCACGCGCCCCTTGAAGAGCGGGAGGAGCGGCTGCTCCGCTGGACCCGCCAGCACCTCGGCGCCTATCCAGGCGTCGCCTGGCACGAGTGGGCAGCGGCCACGGGCTCGACGCTCGGCATGTTCGCCCTGTTTCTCGCCGCGACAGAACCCGTCAGCCCGTCCGACGTGCAAAGGCTGCACAGAAAATACTTCCCATACATCTGCGGGCTGCACATCTTGCTCGACTACTGGATTGACGCCGCCGAGGACGAGGTGCACGGCGACTTTAACTTCGTCGCCTGTTATCGCGATCCGACGACCGCTTGGGCGCGCATCGAGCAGTTCGCCGCAGAGGGCGTGGAGCGGTCAGCCGATATCCCGGGCGGCGTCATTCACCGCTACGTCGTGCAAGGGCTGATGGGCATGTACCTCTCGGACCCCAAGGCGCGGACGGCCGCGCACCTGGCGGCGTCGCGCCGGCGAATCTATCGCCTCGGCGTCACGCCCATCCTGTTTTACTACGCAACACACCTGTATCGGCGCATGGCATAGCGCTCAGCGCCGGCGCCTCACCACGGCGCGCACCGTGTCGAGCGGCCCGGGCACAGGCGCTCCGGGCTTCGAGACGGCGACCTCCACGGAGCCAATCTGCGGAAACGCGGCGAGCACGCGGCTCGCGATGCGCTCGGCCAGCGCCTCGATCAGCCGGACGGGATCGCCCTCGACGGCGGCACGCACGACGTCGTAGACGGCGGCGTAATTGACGGCGTGATGGAGGTCGTCCGTCTCGCCGGCGCGGCGAAAGTCGCCGTACATGTGCAGGTCCACCACGAAGCGCTGACCGAGCGTTTGCTCCTCGGGATACACCCCATGATAGGCATAGAAGACCATGCCGATGAGGCTCAGCTGATCCGGGAATTCGTCCCCGCGGGTCAAGTGGGCACACCTCCTTCGTCCCCACCCATCTGCGCCAACAATCCCGCGATTTCCGCTCCAAAAAGCAGGATGATGAGCGCAATGTACATCCAGAAGATGAGTAAAATGACCACGGTCAGTCCGCCGTACACCACGTGATACGTGGCCGCATGCGCCGCGTACACGACGAACAGAAGCCGGGCGAGATCGAGCAACACTGTCGCGGCGAGCGCGCCGAGAATGGTGCAATTCAGGTTGATGCGCTTGGATGGAAGATAACGGTATACAATCAGGCACGTGATGAAGAGGGACAACGGATAGAGCATGCGCGTGACGCCCGAAAAGCGCGTGAACGCGGTCACCAGCCAGTTGCCTGCGGGGATGTGGTGGACCACCCAGGGATAGAGCGCCATGGCGAGCGCGGACATCACGGTCAACAACACGAGCGCCACAAGGAACAGCGCCGCGATGGCCCGGCGAGCGAGAAACGACCTGGGCGCAGTCACCTCGAAGATCCGGTCGAGCGCCTGTTGAACCGCGATCAACGCGCTCGTCGCCGACCATGCGAGCGAGAGAAAGCTGACCAATCCCGCGCGCGCACCGATGTTGCTCAGCTTGTTCAGGCTATTTTCAAGCATCTGCGTGGCGTTCTGCAGATCGGGATAATAGGGCCGGAGCGCGCCCAGCAACAACTCCACGATGACGCGGTGCGGAACCACCAGGCTCGCGCCGTACATGACGAGAATGATGAGCGGCAGGAGCGAGAACATCGCGTAAAAGGCGATTTGAGCGGCGAGCGAGGCGATGTCATGCGCCATGCAGTTCGCGCCGAGCTTGCGCGCGAACGCCTGCACCTCACGAAAGCGAGAAGGCACAACGTCACTCCCTTTTCAGGCGTTCCACGGAAAGGCCCATGTCGTGGGCAAGCTCGAGCCATGCGGGCGGGACCGGTGCCTTCACGTCGACCCGCGCGCCTGTGTAGGGATGCCAAAACTCGAGCGCATGCGCGTGTAACGCGATGTGAGAGGATCCAAATCCCGCGTGCGGACGGCCACCGTAGAGCTCGTCGCCGACGAGCGGCGCCCCTAGCGCCGCGAGATGGACGCGGATTTGATGCCTGCGCCCCGTCTCCAGCCGGAGCCGCACGAGCGTCCACCACTCGCCGCCCCGCAGCACTGCGTCCAGCACCTCGAGTTTCGTGCGCGCCATTTTTCCCGTCCGAGAGACGCGAAAGCGCCCGGACACATGGCGATCCCGCCCGATGGGCCGCTCCACGACGCCTGTCTGGAGGCGTTCTCCGCGCGCGATGGCCAGATACGTGCGGCCGATTCGCCGCGCGGCAAGGTCTAGATCCAAAGCGCGAAGGATGAGCCCGTGCTTTGCGTACAGCACGCACCCCGTCGTCGCCCGATCCAAGCGATGCACGTGATACGCGCGGCCCGCGCCTTCCTCGTTCAACAGCCGCTGCACACAGGCATCGAGTGTCGGTGCATCGGTCCCGTCGCTGTGCACCAAGAGATCCGCGGGTTTGTCCACGACCATCGCACTCGAGTCGGCGTAGAGGACGCGCACCTCCGGAAGGCGAGCCGACGTCACATCCACCGGCCCCAGGTCTTCCGCCACCCAGACGTTGAGAGGCCTGTCCCATCGCTCGTCCGCGCCAGGCGTGCGGCCCCGCGCGCGGAGCAGGTTCCGCCGCATGAGATCGCGGATATAGGCCTCAGGCACGTGCAGCGCCTGCGCCAAGCTCGCCGCAAACGGCGCGGGCCTCGGCGGCTTGGGCAGAGACACGAACACGCCCTTTGGGTTCACGCGCACATCCATGCGGCGCCATCACTCCATCCATTGTATACCATATGCGCGAGACAAAAAAACCGCCCTTGGCAGGGCGGCGGCCACACGGGCCTCGCGCGGCCTCACACCGCTTCGACGTACTCGACGTCCGGCACAACCTTTTTGACCGCGCGCTCAATCCCCATCTTTAACGTCATCACGCTCGCCGGACACCCCACGCAGGCGCCCTGCAGCGACACGTAGACTGTTTTCGACAAGTCGTCGTAAGAGACAAATTCCACATCGCCGCCATCCTGCTGGATGGCTTCGCGAATGGACTCGATGGCCTCGCGAATGCGCGCTTCTGTGGAGGTCACGTC
Proteins encoded:
- a CDS encoding NifU family protein; protein product: MVNDVTSTEARIREAIESIREAIQQDGGDVEFVSYDDLSKTVYVSLQGACVGCPASVMTLKMGIERAVKKVVPDVEYVEAV
- the folB gene encoding dihydroneopterin aldolase, which encodes MTRGDEFPDQLSLIGMVFYAYHGVYPEEQTLGQRFVVDLHMYGDFRRAGETDDLHHAVNYAAVYDVVRAAVEGDPVRLIEALAERIASRVLAAFPQIGSVEVAVSKPGAPVPGPLDTVRAVVRRRR
- a CDS encoding tetraprenyl-beta-curcumene synthase family protein; amino-acid sequence: MPHGSKLSHSQFLYRLFRRVMPLVRAELAAWRARAEAIPDELLREQALASLRDKQFHADGGSVYAAASPEYMARLVQAIVSLQTISDYLDNLCDRAGVHDPIAFRTLHQSLQDAVHPGVSPANYYRHYTHGDDGGYLAALVETCQRALAQLPHYARVESQVDWYARRYSELQEHKHAPLEEREERLLRWTRQHLGAYPGVAWHEWAAATGSTLGMFALFLAATEPVSPSDVQRLHRKYFPYICGLHILLDYWIDAAEDEVHGDFNFVACYRDPTTAWARIEQFAAEGVERSADIPGGVIHRYVVQGLMGMYLSDPKARTAAHLAASRRRIYRLGVTPILFYYATHLYRRMA
- a CDS encoding RluA family pseudouridine synthase — translated: MDVRVNPKGVFVSLPKPPRPAPFAASLAQALHVPEAYIRDLMRRNLLRARGRTPGADERWDRPLNVWVAEDLGPVDVTSARLPEVRVLYADSSAMVVDKPADLLVHSDGTDAPTLDACVQRLLNEEGAGRAYHVHRLDRATTGCVLYAKHGLILRALDLDLAARRIGRTYLAIARGERLQTGVVERPIGRDRHVSGRFRVSRTGKMARTKLEVLDAVLRGGEWWTLVRLRLETGRRHQIRVHLAALGAPLVGDELYGGRPHAGFGSSHIALHAHALEFWHPYTGARVDVKAPVPPAWLELAHDMGLSVERLKRE
- a CDS encoding YihY/virulence factor BrkB family protein, whose translation is MPSRFREVQAFARKLGANCMAHDIASLAAQIAFYAMFSLLPLIILVMYGASLVVPHRVIVELLLGALRPYYPDLQNATQMLENSLNKLSNIGARAGLVSFLSLAWSATSALIAVQQALDRIFEVTAPRSFLARRAIAALFLVALVLLTVMSALAMALYPWVVHHIPAGNWLVTAFTRFSGVTRMLYPLSLFITCLIVYRYLPSKRINLNCTILGALAATVLLDLARLLFVVYAAHAATYHVVYGGLTVVILLIFWMYIALIILLFGAEIAGLLAQMGGDEGGVPT